Genomic DNA from Lactuca sativa cultivar Salinas chromosome 8, Lsat_Salinas_v11, whole genome shotgun sequence:
ATGGACTCATTGAAAAGCCAACCTACACGTAAGCATCTTCTGAAGCATACAGAAAACCATTATTCACTAACTATACTACTTACAAGTTCTTTATATCAATAGATACAAATTCACAATCACCATTACCGACACTACGGACACCATACCTGCGGTTGTATCCGAAACAACGTGTCGGAAGCTGTTAAAACCATCACTTGAAAAGTTTATATCCGACAACCCGCTCCCAAACATAAACACCCTCCCTTCGATCATCACCGATCAAAAAgaacaaacaaaaacaatgtcTATCTAAATGCTCAGGGAATCAACAACCGACAACATCCGTTTCATAATAATTGACATCCAAGAATCAACAACACTAGCCCTAGCACGGATGACAAGAATGCGACCAGATGACGGAACACCAGAGCCAACCAGACCTCCTTGCCCTGTCGCACACACTCTCACCTTCACTCCACCAGGTAAAAGACGATGTAATGAAATCaaaaataaacaacaaaaataCCAAAACCAATACTAACACCTTTCCATTTCTCCTATCGCAGGGCCACCAGCACCAAAAATTCAAAAACGGACCACAAAATAGCAAATATCATGAAACAGCACTATCAAATCCAACTTTTGTTTCGGACAATATGTTTATCTTTTGTAGCAAACATGATAAACAACTATCCTATGTAATATACACCATAATAAACGAATATCGTTTGCATGCTTCCAGTTTTCCAAAATTTCACAAAAAAACCCATACAAATGATAGTTacataacaaagtcataaatacTTATCCCACTCTATATTAATATGAATCAACACATatagaattaaataaatttatatacaACAACAATTAACAATTTAGAAACTACATCAATGAAAACAAGTACCATAAGGTTAGCAGTAGTGTATTCAAATAGATATAGATGCTACAAAACCTATTGAAGACAACCCATATATTAATTTCGATTCTTATATTATCCCATTTTCCAAAACAAATATACCCCATGCAGTCAAAGACTTACCCAGATATTACCAATTTAATACTACATCGGAATCCAACAATCACATCTATCAAATAAAGGAAAAAAAGGTCACAGCCACCCTACATCTTAACTGCCTCTAATAAATACAATCCAACAACCACAATAATCCCCTATAAAATCATATGCCAAAGATATCACCTTCTCCatcaaacaagaaacatacaacatGGAGGCGATCATGCAGAAACTCCAAAACCAGCTCGAGACAATGAAGGAATCATTAGCAATGGTCCAAAACACATACACCAGCATCAATGACTCAAGGCAGAATATGATAAAAGAAGCACCAGTGAAAATGTCATACATGCATGTTGTCATTACCAGATCCTTCATCAAAGACCTCGACCAAGACACCGTCATTATGCTCGACATGTTCCAAGCGATGCAGGAGAACATGAGTGCAACAACAGACATCTGCAGGAAGATCATTCAAGACCATGAAGCACCATGACGAGGCATACCACTCCAACACTTTTGTAATCAAATGTCCTGTAGTCATCCTTTAATGAATGGACACTTTTGTAATCGAATATCCTATAAGGATCCACTAATGAATGATAACTTTTGATCCTTATCCTCTAATATATTTATGTACTCTATAAACAAAttctttatatgttaaaatagatatgaaatattttcgCCAAAACTTCCAACCGATATCATATGAGCACATCAGGTCTCTCTGCCCCCCGCGAAGCAGGGGTTACCaatctagttattattattattattattattatgtatctattaaaaataacaaaaaaaaatataacaaacaataaaaaaagagaaaaagataaaaataaaataaaatatcatttagGGATAAAGAAGTAGTTTGGAGTATGAAAAGTAATAGCTTAtgaaaatcaaactaaaagaattttttttttaaattaattattatccTATAATATTTACAATTTAAGGTTATGTAGACGGTCATATCATATtatagtaattttttttttgaaaataaattagttacatttttagtcttttttatttttttagttagacAAAATAGTCCTTAAACAAATTACCTTTTTCTAAATGGCCCCTAAACTAAATTATTTTCCTTTGGATTATATTAGTTATATTTTTGGTCCTTTTAATTTTATGTAAGAGATAATGCTccctaaattaattaattattataaaacatatctCTATTTAgaacaaaaaataacaaaaaaaaaagaacaaccaAAAGACAAAAACATTATGTCCGAGATAAACCAAACAATTTGGGGGTATTCTATAACTAATGCAAGGACATGGACCATTAtgaaaatcaaactaaaagaaCTACTTTTAAATTTATTTTGATTATCCTATAATATTTGACAATTTAAAGTTATGTGAAGTGTGTtgctatataaaaaaaattagaaggtCATATCagtaatttttttgaaaataaattagTTACATTTTTAGTGCTTTTAATTTTTCTAGTTAGACAAaatagtccttaaactatttacCTTTTTTTAAATGGTCCCTATATTAAATTCTTTTCTCTTGGATTAGATTGATTATATTTTTGGTCCTTTTAATTTTATGTAAGACATAATGCTTCCTAAgttaattaattattataaaaCTTATCTTTGTTTGACATAAATGTACATAAATGATCCACATGTTTTACGAAAATCGTCTTTATATATATGACAAAATCACAATAATAATATCTATATataagaaatttaaaaaaaagtcttatatagtaataaaaattttcttttttttttattattttgatttataccAACTTTTTATATCAATCTATTTATTAAATGATACCTGATTAATACCTGCATCATATTGAAATCCCCACTAGTTATATTAGAAAAGGTAAAATAGGAGTCAAGAAACAACAAAGCAAAAATGAGATGGTGATgtgaagaaagaaaaagaagaaacaaaGCAAAGAATCATTCGAAGGGCGGCTTGGTCTCTCCTGTTAGGTGGGTTTTCAAGTTCCTTCTTCCAAAcgcgtctctctctctctctcgatctcTCGATCAAATTCCCTGAATTTTCTTTCAGATTTGTTCTTCATTATCCGATTATCAATCTTTTTTACACTAATTTGATTcccttttttctttttagttattcCCTTTCAAGGGTTTGTTAAAAGAAAGTGCGAAAAAAAGTAAAGCAGGATTCTTGTGGTGTAGTGAGCTTACTTTTTATCCATCTGTCCAGCTCACAGGAGATAATAAAGCTATTTTTATTCAAAAAGACCAGGTTATTTTGAGAGATTTTTGCGTTATCTTTACTTTCAAGTCCCAAGATCGTTAAACTCCAAGTGGGGTTTCTTTTTTTATCTTTTCCTAAATCAAAAGTCAGAATCTTTCCCTCTTCGAGGGGTTTGATCCATACAGAAAAAGGGGAAAACCGATGTGGGGAATTTTGAAGAAAGGGGCATTGATGGTTTTTGGGGGAGTTTGTTTCAGTTTGATTGAAATCAGTGGGTTTCTGATGTATAGTTCAGATATCTTTTTTTGTGTTTTGTGTATTTTATCATAGGGTTTGGAAAGGGGTTTGCTTTAGTTCTGATTCTAGAACAGTTTTTTACGATGGGTTTGTTGTAACCTCCATTTAAAGCCTTCTTCATCACTTCCACTTCGGATGATTTTGATCAGAATTCGAGTtgggtttctagggtttcgataAATTCTTGTTTCGTTCTTCGCAATCTAAGATATGCTCAAGCAGATTCTCAGTAAAGTTTCCCGGAAACAGTCCAAATCGTCCAAAAATCAAGAATCGTTAAGCAACCTAACCCCAAATTCAACCTCTTCTAGCTCAAAGAGAAGCGATTTAGGAAGCGGGAATTCAAGAAAGCTTGTAAACGCCGATATTTCCTCACCTTTGGATTCCAGATTCATTCCAGGCGAGAAGAATTTCCGCAATGGTAATCCTGTAAGTGTTTCTTACGAAGCTCTACCAAGTTTCAGAGACGTTTCAAGCAATGAAAAACAGAATTTATTCATAAAAAAAGTCGCCATGTGTTCTGTAATCTTTGATTTCACCGACCCCACAAAAAAcctcaaagaaaaagaaatcaaaAGACAAACTTTACTAGAATTAGTCGATTTTGTTGCGTCTAGCAACGTTAAATTCACAGAATCAGTCATGCAAGAGTTTGTGAAAATGGTATCTGCAAATTTATTTCGCGAACTCACTCCACAACCCCGTGATTGCAAaatcttggaatcatatgatcttgaagaagaagaaccaTGTATGGATCCCTCATGGCCTCATTTACAAATCGTATATGAACTTCTACTAAGATTCATAGCCTCCCCAGAAGCAGAtgccaaaattgcaaaaaaataCATCGATCATTACTTTGTTCTTAAATTGTTAGACATGTTTGACTCTGAAGATCCAAGAGAACGTGAGTACTTAAAGACAATTCTTCATAGGGTTTATGGTAAATTCATGGTTCATCGTCCTTTTATAAGGAAATCTATCAACAATATCTTTTATAGATTTGTGTTAGAAACCGAAAAGCATAATGGGATTGCAGAACTTTTGGAGATTTTAGGGAGTATTATCAATGGGTTTGCTTTGCCATTGAAGGAAGAACATAAGTTGTTTCTTTCAAGGGCTTTGATTCCATTGCATAAACCGAAATGTTTGGCCATGTATCATCAACAATTATCATATTGTATTACTCAATTTGTTGAGAAAGATTGTAAATTGGCTGATATGGTGATAAGGGGTTTGTTGAAATATTGGCCTGTTACAAATAGTTCAAAGgagattatgtttttgggtgaatTGGAAGAGGTTCTTGAAGCTACACAACAACCCGAATTTCATCGGTGTATGGTGATTTTGTTTAAACAGATTGCTCGTTGCTTGAATAGTTTGCATTTTCAGGTAATTAATTTATCATTCTTTTGattatttcttgttttttttttttttttttttcctttcaaatgTGTAGTAGTGTATTGGTTTTGTACGACTTAGGTGGTGTTTGTTATAATGAAATCGTGAAAGGAAAGGAATGgctcattccattccatttcaTGTCAAGTTTTTAACCAAATGCCGAACAGTTTATGATTCCTTCATATTCCAGTTCCTCTAAATAGATTCCATTCTCTTCAAAACCATTCCATGAACCAAGTTTTTGGTATAATGAAATCGGGAAAGGAATggctcattccattccattccatctcATGTCAACTTTTTCAACCAAATGTCTTTAACAGATTATGATTCCTTCATATTCCAATTCCTCTGAATAGATTCCATTCTCTTCAAAACCGTTCCATGAACCAAGTTTTCGGTATAATGAAATCGGGAAAGGAATGGCCCATTCCATTCCATCTCATGTCAACCTTTTCAACCAAATGTCTTTAACAGATTATGAGTCCTTCTTATTCCAATTCCTCTAATAGATTCCATTCCATGAACTAAGTTTTTGAGAAAAGATCGAAGCTTTTTGATTGATGATATCATGTCGAAGGGTAGATTTGGTATTTCCTTCTTCAAATGCTTGTATCAAGGCTCTTTCAAGGTTTTCAACAAATCATTTAATCACCCCAACATTTTCAATTAGGGTGTttacttaattattttttttttcaggtgGCAGAAAGAGTTCTATTCTTCTGGAACAATGATCACATTGAGAATCTAATCAGACAAAATCGGAAAGTAATTCTCCCCATAATCTTTCCAGCACTTGAAAGAAATGGGAGATATCATTGGAATCAAGCTGTTCATAGTTTGACTTTAAATGTCAGGAAAATCTTCTTTGACCTTGACCCTGAACTTTTCAACGAGTGTTTGCTCAATTTCCAAGAAGAAGAGGCAAAGGAAGATAAGATGAAATCAAGACGTGAAGCCACGTGGAAACGATTAGAAGAAATTGGTGCAGATAAAGCTTCAAGTAACGAAGCTGTTCTTGTGAATTAGGAGTTGAATTCTAAAGATTCAAGCTTTTGTAATCCTGTTTTGGGAAAAGCTACAAGTTGTTTTGTAAATTTGGGCTGTTGTTTTTTTAATGTTGTAGGAGGATAATGTGGTACATTTAGTTCGATAAACTAGCTAAAAGCAATGCATTTTGAGCGAGTTTCTAGCTCATATATATTTCCATTCGTTTAATTGGAATAAATGATAATATTAGATTGCTTTTAGGGCAAGTTACATAAAACCTATTATATTTTTGTCGATTTTGTGGTTTAACTATTGTAGTTATGTTTCGTCAATTCAAACCATCAAAGTTATTTTTCTATGTTGACCATTTTAACATTCTTTGACCTATTATAGCATATCAAAATGACTACAAAACTTTTGGTggtaaaacaaaacaaaagacgAAAACTCCACTAAAACTATTTGATTTTCTACAAATTCTCTTATGACCATTTTAATTGATATAAAAGGCTAAAATAGCTATAAATGGTAGGTTTTTGACGCGAATGTGGCGGGGGTTTGTTTTCAAGTAATATGAATACAGTGGAATCAGAATTTATTCGACAAGAAAACAACAAAAATGGATAGATTTGATAGATAATTTAGACAAAGGGAAAATGCTATTGTAGCACAAGTAACTTTTTCGTTTGGTTCGATTTGACCAACGTTGTTATTTTTTTGCACAATTGACCATTATTATTTTATTGTAGATGTTAATTACACCATTGTGAGCGATTTTAGAAGGTTTCCCGGTTTCTCATCCACCTgtcatttattttaaattgaaACTGTTAATGATGTGTATATTTGGTCCACGTTATTTTAATGAAAGATATTAACACAGATCATCACTTCACTTGTCTCCTTCCCCTCGATCTCAATTTACTCTGCAGGAAGTAAACGGCAAGtcaacggttagggttttcacaGTTGCATCTGATCGAGGTATCAATGTTGTCGATCGAGTTCTAAACAAAGCTAGTAGCTTAACTGGCACAACCTGATCCTGATGTTGGATTGTTTGTGATGGTGGAGCTCAATTACCAAGGTGTATTTACTCGTAATCCTTTGTCTTACTTTGGGGGAGTGAAAAGCTCCTTCAATAATGTTGATTTTTCTTCTATGACTTATTTTGAGCGTGTCACTTTTCTGGAACGTTTCATGCATGAGGAGATTAAAAAACTTTACTACTGTGAACCAAAAAAAGCTTTATGTGATGACATTCGACCAATTTTAGATGATGTAGATTATGCTGCTTTTATTTATGATGCATATGGCCCAAATGGCATAGTTTCTGTCTATGTTGACCATGATGGTGATGGACTTGGGGTTCGGTTTGATGATGAACAAATTGAAGGTGATGATAACGACTCCTGTGTTGATGGTGTGGAAAATGGAGATAATCTTAGGGATGGGGAggttaaaaatgataaaatgCTATCCCTATGAATAGACAACCCATGATCCTTTCTTGAGTCAATTATGTGTTGAATGGGGTTTAGATGATGAGGAAAATGACTTTGTAGATGATGATAATGGGATGGAAATGCATGATTCCTTATAGATGCATTCCATTTTCAATGAGAGTTTACACTGGAAAAAACAAAAGCCCATACTTGGAATGAAATTTAAGGATCCAAAAAAGTTAAAAAGCATGTTATGCAATTATGGAGTGGATAATGGGTACCAATTATGGTT
This window encodes:
- the LOC111887621 gene encoding serine/threonine protein phosphatase 2A 57 kDa regulatory subunit B' theta isoform, which produces MLKQILSKVSRKQSKSSKNQESLSNLTPNSTSSSSKRSDLGSGNSRKLVNADISSPLDSRFIPGEKNFRNGNPVSVSYEALPSFRDVSSNEKQNLFIKKVAMCSVIFDFTDPTKNLKEKEIKRQTLLELVDFVASSNVKFTESVMQEFVKMVSANLFRELTPQPRDCKILESYDLEEEEPCMDPSWPHLQIVYELLLRFIASPEADAKIAKKYIDHYFVLKLLDMFDSEDPREREYLKTILHRVYGKFMVHRPFIRKSINNIFYRFVLETEKHNGIAELLEILGSIINGFALPLKEEHKLFLSRALIPLHKPKCLAMYHQQLSYCITQFVEKDCKLADMVIRGLLKYWPVTNSSKEIMFLGELEEVLEATQQPEFHRCMVILFKQIARCLNSLHFQVAERVLFFWNNDHIENLIRQNRKVILPIIFPALERNGRYHWNQAVHSLTLNVRKIFFDLDPELFNECLLNFQEEEAKEDKMKSRREATWKRLEEIGADKASSNEAVLVN